The following proteins are co-located in the Candidatus Accumulibacter cognatus genome:
- the motB gene encoding flagellar motor protein MotB yields MSDDVRPIVIKRVKKFAAGHHGGAWKIAYADFVTAMMAFFLLMWLLGSTASGDLKGIADYFQNPLKIASTGGSGTGDSSSVLKGGGKDLSRTAGQVKGGDVEAKSKAVNLKETNAELARKEFEEREKMMLSDLKQSIEKLIESNPAIQQFKSQLLIDITSEGLRIQIVDEQNRPMFDTSSAELKPYTRVILREIGKALNAVPNKLSLSGHTDAAQFGGGEKGFSNWELSANRANASRREMILGGMDEHKVLRVVGLASTVLFDKNDPLSSVNRRISIVVLNKRSEESLLQEDGKGDAVEVGTQGIDSKKMTPPATPGGKPG; encoded by the coding sequence GTGAGCGACGATGTACGACCGATAGTCATCAAGCGCGTCAAAAAATTCGCGGCGGGTCACCACGGTGGTGCGTGGAAGATCGCCTATGCCGACTTCGTGACGGCGATGATGGCTTTTTTCCTGTTGATGTGGCTGCTGGGGTCGACTGCCAGTGGTGACTTGAAAGGAATCGCCGATTATTTTCAGAACCCGCTGAAGATCGCTTCCACGGGTGGTTCGGGGACGGGTGACAGTTCGAGTGTGCTCAAGGGCGGCGGCAAGGATTTGTCGCGCACCGCAGGACAGGTCAAGGGGGGTGACGTGGAGGCCAAGAGCAAGGCGGTGAACCTCAAGGAAACCAATGCCGAACTCGCGCGCAAGGAGTTCGAAGAGCGTGAAAAGATGATGCTCAGCGATCTCAAACAGAGTATCGAGAAATTGATCGAGAGCAATCCGGCGATCCAACAGTTCAAGAGTCAGCTTCTGATCGACATTACCAGTGAAGGTTTGCGAATTCAGATCGTCGATGAGCAGAATCGTCCGATGTTCGATACCAGCAGTGCCGAGCTGAAACCCTATACGCGGGTGATTCTGCGCGAGATCGGCAAGGCGCTGAATGCCGTACCGAACAAGCTGAGTCTGTCGGGTCATACCGACGCGGCGCAATTTGGTGGTGGCGAAAAGGGTTTCTCGAACTGGGAGCTTTCGGCGAATCGTGCGAACGCGTCCCGGCGCGAGATGATTCTCGGCGGGATGGATGAACACAAGGTGTTGCGCGTTGTTGGACTCGCGTCCACGGTATTGTTCGACAAGAACGACCCGCTCAGTTCGGTCAATCGCCGGATCAGCATCGTCGTTCTGAACAAAAGATCGGAAGAGTCGCTATTGCAGGAGGACGGCAAGGGTGACGCGGTCGAAGTCGGTACGCAGGGAATCGACAGCAAGAAGATGACGCCACCAGCCACCCCTGGCGGAAAACCCGGTTGA